The following coding sequences are from one Candidatus Cloacimonadaceae bacterium window:
- a CDS encoding PTS sugar transporter subunit IIA: MNKLFQPDLVKIVEKFDDKNDCLNYLTMQLADSGCLSFPDRFLAAVKGREEIMSTGIGRGVAIPHARDLTVSCLNIAVCMIREPLDFQAVDNLPVQLVFMIAVPQSSNKEYMKILRSLSEFLRQDENRNKLLTAITEMELFEYVHTIEDLINHNLAN, from the coding sequence ATGAATAAACTGTTCCAACCCGATTTAGTTAAAATCGTCGAGAAATTCGATGATAAAAACGATTGCTTGAACTACTTGACGATGCAGCTCGCGGATAGCGGATGCCTGAGCTTTCCGGATCGGTTTTTAGCTGCGGTCAAGGGGCGCGAGGAGATCATGAGCACCGGCATCGGTCGTGGGGTCGCGATTCCGCACGCGCGGGATTTGACGGTTTCGTGTCTGAATATCGCCGTGTGCATGATCCGTGAACCGTTGGATTTTCAAGCGGTGGACAATCTGCCTGTGCAGCTTGTATTTATGATCGCCGTGCCGCAAAGTTCGAACAAGGAGTATATGAAGATTCTCCGCTCGCTGTCTGAATTTCTGAGACAGGACGAGAATAGGAACAAACTGTTAACCGCAATCACCGAAATGGAGCTGTTTGAATATGTTCATACGATTGAAGACCTTATCAATCACAATCTTGCTAATTAG
- a CDS encoding PorV/PorQ family protein — MFIRLKTLSITILLISAALAQLPAVNESAGTTGFSTLKIVYSARAVALGQALTGVCESPDGLHFNPAAIIRMENKEVGTTYMNYFIDAKGGQVQYLLPRDKFIGWGFFLKYLNWGEIDRTDVDSSGNLIESGETFGAYNFIAGASTSRYISDAIDVGGTLKVIYDQIDDAAAAAILLDLGMIHHPANEKVKVGLSVRNIGRQISYYTENKYAEKLPLTYAAGLSYRFNDQFFSMFDISKATGENFAAKFGLEYSINSDLQLRAGFRSNAADWNNGGTLGFTSGISLGAGWRWRNYRFDYGLSSYGDLGYVNQLSLNYEF, encoded by the coding sequence ATGTTCATACGATTGAAGACCTTATCAATCACAATCTTGCTAATTAGCGCCGCGCTTGCGCAATTGCCGGCAGTCAATGAAAGTGCCGGTACGACAGGATTTTCCACACTCAAGATTGTGTATTCCGCTCGCGCCGTTGCTTTGGGACAGGCTCTTACCGGAGTCTGCGAAAGTCCCGATGGATTGCATTTTAACCCCGCCGCCATCATCCGTATGGAAAACAAAGAGGTCGGCACCACCTATATGAATTATTTCATCGATGCCAAGGGCGGACAGGTGCAATATCTGTTGCCGCGCGACAAATTCATCGGCTGGGGTTTCTTCCTAAAGTATCTGAATTGGGGGGAAATCGACCGCACGGACGTCGATTCTTCCGGAAACCTAATCGAGAGCGGCGAGACCTTTGGCGCCTATAACTTCATCGCCGGAGCCTCGACGTCCCGCTATATCAGCGACGCCATCGATGTCGGCGGAACCCTCAAAGTGATCTATGACCAGATCGACGATGCCGCCGCCGCCGCCATACTTCTGGATCTTGGGATGATCCATCATCCGGCTAACGAGAAAGTGAAGGTGGGGCTGAGCGTACGTAATATCGGCAGGCAGATAAGCTATTACACAGAAAACAAATACGCGGAAAAACTGCCGCTAACCTACGCCGCCGGGCTCAGTTATCGTTTCAACGACCAGTTTTTTTCCATGTTCGATATCAGCAAAGCCACCGGCGAGAATTTCGCAGCAAAGTTTGGCTTGGAATATAGCATCAATTCCGATCTGCAATTGCGAGCCGGCTTTCGCTCCAATGCTGCGGACTGGAACAACGGAGGCACTCTCGGCTTTACTTCCGGAATCTCTCTCGGAGCGGGATGGAGATGGCGCAACTATCGGTTTGACTATGGTTTGTCCTCCTATGGAGACCTTGGCTACGTCAATCAACTTAGCCTAAACTATGAGTTTTAA